The DNA region TCGTTTTCAACAAAAAACACCTCAATTGCTTCTGGCGCCTGCGCATGCCGCATAAGTTGGTAAGTATCAAAATTCATTTGATCGGTAGCCCCATCGTTAAACGTGAGTTGGCTGTACATGGCATGCCCCACGCCATCAATAACAGCTCCTTGCATCATATTTTCTGCTGCATCGCGGTTTATCACAATACCGCAATCTACCGCACACCACACCTTTTTAATTTTGGGCTCGTTGTTTTCCATAACCATATCGAACACTTCGGCGACATAAGTATTGTGGCAAAAATAAGCTGCCACGCCCCGAAATACTCCGGGTTGACTTTCGCCCCATTTCGATTTTTCCTTCACCAATTTTAAAACCCCAGCATAGCGTTCGGCTTCGTAATCGTTTTTTTCACCAACGGGATTTTTTATGGCACGTTCGAACAATTCCAATCGAAATTCAATCGGGTCTTTTCCGGCCAATTCAGCCACTTCGTCCAAAAAGGATTGTTCGGCCGCAGCCGTAAAATTCGATCGCGGTGCGCGCCAAGCTCCTGTGGTTACATTTGTAGTTCCCTGGACATCTTCCGCTAAATAATTATCAACCGCTCCCGCTGGAAAACGATCTGGAAACAACGGACTTTCGGGTAGCCCCGTGCCTTTTACCGAAAACGCCACCAAATTGTTGTTTTCATCCAGTGCTGCTTTATATCTCGAACTGTATGACGGACGATAAGTTCCTTGCGTCATATCATCTTCCCGAGTGTAAATGAGTTTAATTGGTGTACCCGCTTTTTTGGAAATAGCTGCAGCCTCAACACCAAAATTCACATAAAGTCGTCTTCCAAAGCCTCCGCCCATTCGAGTCATATTTACCGTAATATTTTCAATGGGCACATCCAACAGCTTTGACACCGATGTTTCTAGGGCTTGCGGCGTTTGCGTTGGGCCAATCAGTTCGACTTCATTTTCCGTAACATGAGCAAAGAAATTCATGGGTTCCATGGTATTGTGCGCAATAAACGGACAACTATAAGTGCGTTCAATCACCTTGGCCGCATTTTCAAAAGCCCATTCGGGGTTGCCATCTTTTCTTCTTTCCCTAGCTTTTCCTGAACTCAAGTTTTTTTCAAGTTGCTGTTTATGGCTTTCCGTACTTTCTAATGTGCCAACCGTTTCCCAATTGGCCTTTAGGGCTTTTTTGGCTTTCATGAGTTGCCAAGTGGATTCGCCCACAATAGCAATCAATTGTAAAAAACCTTTTTCATCAAACCAACCGGGTTCGGGAACTGCAATATCGATAGCAAACGCATCCTTCACGCCTGGCATACTTTTTATTTCGGCCTCATTGAAATCCTTCAATTTCATACCGAATGCCGGAGGGTGCTGAATCATGGCCAATTGCATGCCTTCCCTTTGAAAATCCAATCCGAACAACGGTTGCCCGGTTACAATTTTCTTTCCGTCAACATTCTTTTTACTACTGGATATGATATTAAAATCTTTAACCGCTTTCAATTCCACTTCTTCCGGAATCTCTAATCCTACGGCTTTTGAAGCTACCTCTCCATAACCAATTGTTCGGCCACTATTCTTCTCTTTTATTACGCCTTTTGAAACCGTTAAATCGGAAACAGAGACTTGCCATTCTTTGGCTGCAGCTTCCAACAACATACGTCTTCCAGTAGCTCCCGCCATTCTTAAGGCATCCCATCCGCGACGGATAGACTGGCTACCTCCCGCATACTGATTTTGATAAATGGCCGCATTTAAAGGCGCTTGCTCCACCACTACATGCGCCCAATCCACATCCAATTCTTCGGCCACAATCATGGGCATGGAAGTCCGTACATTTTGCCCAATTTCCGGATTGGGTGAATAAATAGTCACCAAGCCCGTATCTCCAATTTTTATAAAACCGTTTATCTCGAACCATTCGTTGGGAATGGCTATTTGTTCTTTTATTTTTTTATCGGAAGTACATCCGGTAAGCCAACTGAAACCAATGAGCATACCACCTCCGGCAGCAGCCGATATCTTCAAAAACGAACGACGATTATATTGTGTTTTTATTTTTGTCATGATTTCTGAAGTTTAAAGTTTTGATGCCGTTTTTATGGCCTGCTTAATCCGCACGTAGGTGCCGCAACGACAAATATTTCCGTTCATGGCCAAATCAATATCCTCGTCAGATGGATTTGGGTTTTCCTTCAGTAACGAAGCCGCACTCATAATCTGTCCCGCTTGACAATACCCGCATTGTGGCACATCATGCTCCAACCAAGCCTGTTGCACAGGATGGTCTCCTTCTTCGGAAAGCCCTTCTATAGTTGTGATTTTCGAATCGCCCACGGCAGAAACCCTTAACAGGCAGCTTCTCACCGCACTCCCGTCAAAATGAACCGTACAGGCACCGCACATACCTATTCCACATCCAAATTTGGTGCCCAAAAGTTCTAAATGGTCACGCAAAACCCAAAGCATTGGGGTATCTCCGTCCACATCCACAGCATAGGATTGGTCGTTAATGTTTAAGTTGAATACCGGCATAATAAAAATTTTGATTTTAAATTACGAAAAAATTAATCACCACTTCGTCAAATTTATAAAGTTAACATAGCGTTAACTAAATCCATTTTAACCTTGGGCGTGCATTTTTACCCTATACCAGAAAAAATTTAATGAATTGATTTTATAAACTCCAATGCCCGCTGTTCATTATAATATACATTTTTCCTGCCCACAAAGCCAGCATGTCCGCCAAATTTGGGCATTTCTAAAAATATATTGGAGTTGTTTTTAGCCTCTTTTACGGGATAACATTCGGGTGACAAAAACGAATCATTCAGCGCATTGATAATTAAAGTCGGTGTTTTAATATGTGGAAGGAATTGCAAGCTGCTGCTCGTTTCGTAATAATGCTGGGCACTTTTAAAACCGTGGGCTTTGGCGGTGTAAACAGAATCGAAATCGCTTAACGTTTTGATAGACTTCAAATCTTCTTCCGATAATAATTCTGAAAAACGTTCCCGTTTTAACTTTAATTTTTCAACCAAATGTTTTAGGAATCTGTCGTGGTACAGTTTATTTTTAAAAGCATGCAACGCTTTAGCAGAACCCGCCAAATAGCAAGGTACGGAAACCGCTACCGAAGCCTTGACTTCCTTTGGAACAGCTTGGCGTTCGCCCAAATACTTTAAAATAATATTAGCCCCCAAACTGATGCCTTTCAAGTAAATTTCAGAGTAGTTTTTAGACTGGATGGCATGGTGCATGACAGCATCCAAATCGGCCGTGGCTCCCGAATGGTAACTGCTGAACATTAAATTATCCTCGCCGCTGCAACCTCGAAAATTAACACAAACGGCATCTACCCCGTTTTTATTGAAAAGTTTGGCTGTTCCCGTCATGTACGGTCGTTGGCCGTTGCCTTCCAAACCGTGGAGCAAAATAATGAGTTTCGAGGTTTTTTCTTCGGAAAAGCTCCAATCCAAATCCAAAAAATCACCATCGCCGAGTGTAATACGTTCGCGTTCTTGTTTAAGCGGAGCTCTGCGAACCAAACCGGAATAAACGGTAGAAAAAAATCCGTTTTTAAAAGGAAACCATGGTTTATAAGTACTTTCAATTACTGGCATAATCAATCGGTTTGCAGAGAAGTGAATTGAAATAATTTTCCGTTGAACAAACCCTTATCGCTTAACTTTAACGACGGAATAACCAATAACGCCATAAACGAAAGGGTCATATACGGGGCATGTAAAGTACTGCCCAATTGTTTCGCCATCTTATCAATTTCGGTGTAAGCT from Tamlana crocina includes:
- a CDS encoding molybdopterin cofactor-binding domain-containing protein translates to MTKIKTQYNRRSFLKISAAAGGGMLIGFSWLTGCTSDKKIKEQIAIPNEWFEINGFIKIGDTGLVTIYSPNPEIGQNVRTSMPMIVAEELDVDWAHVVVEQAPLNAAIYQNQYAGGSQSIRRGWDALRMAGATGRRMLLEAAAKEWQVSVSDLTVSKGVIKEKNSGRTIGYGEVASKAVGLEIPEEVELKAVKDFNIISSSKKNVDGKKIVTGQPLFGLDFQREGMQLAMIQHPPAFGMKLKDFNEAEIKSMPGVKDAFAIDIAVPEPGWFDEKGFLQLIAIVGESTWQLMKAKKALKANWETVGTLESTESHKQQLEKNLSSGKARERRKDGNPEWAFENAAKVIERTYSCPFIAHNTMEPMNFFAHVTENEVELIGPTQTPQALETSVSKLLDVPIENITVNMTRMGGGFGRRLYVNFGVEAAAISKKAGTPIKLIYTREDDMTQGTYRPSYSSRYKAALDENNNLVAFSVKGTGLPESPLFPDRFPAGAVDNYLAEDVQGTTNVTTGAWRAPRSNFTAAAEQSFLDEVAELAGKDPIEFRLELFERAIKNPVGEKNDYEAERYAGVLKLVKEKSKWGESQPGVFRGVAAYFCHNTYVAEVFDMVMENNEPKIKKVWCAVDCGIVINRDAAENMMQGAVIDGVGHAMYSQLTFNDGATDQMNFDTYQLMRHAQAPEAIEVFFVENEIAPTGLGEPGLPPAIAALANALYKATGTRYYNQPFMVPKPVVG
- a CDS encoding (2Fe-2S)-binding protein, translating into MPVFNLNINDQSYAVDVDGDTPMLWVLRDHLELLGTKFGCGIGMCGACTVHFDGSAVRSCLLRVSAVGDSKITTIEGLSEEGDHPVQQAWLEHDVPQCGYCQAGQIMSAASLLKENPNPSDEDIDLAMNGNICRCGTYVRIKQAIKTASKL
- a CDS encoding alpha/beta fold hydrolase, whose translation is MPVIESTYKPWFPFKNGFFSTVYSGLVRRAPLKQERERITLGDGDFLDLDWSFSEEKTSKLIILLHGLEGNGQRPYMTGTAKLFNKNGVDAVCVNFRGCSGEDNLMFSSYHSGATADLDAVMHHAIQSKNYSEIYLKGISLGANIILKYLGERQAVPKEVKASVAVSVPCYLAGSAKALHAFKNKLYHDRFLKHLVEKLKLKRERFSELLSEEDLKSIKTLSDFDSVYTAKAHGFKSAQHYYETSSSLQFLPHIKTPTLIINALNDSFLSPECYPVKEAKNNSNIFLEMPKFGGHAGFVGRKNVYYNEQRALEFIKSIH